One Pseudobacteriovorax antillogorgiicola genomic region harbors:
- a CDS encoding ABC transporter permease, with amino-acid sequence MIFLWKQALKQLLQSGAKTWLNVLVLALTIFTMIFLDGLYHGMHLQMKKILIDSWVAQGQLWHQNYDPDDPLSLDEAHGPTMNHPSLTPILILQGSIYPKQRMVSTRINGIPPEQKTLSVSFTALRNNVPEGYVPLMVGRRMAKKLKVKVGESFIIRWRTAQGAFYGVHGIVVEIFQSQNPEIDSNAIWLPLYELQLMHGTPNHASIHISATPEIPPATSIWEIKTQDQLLEETNRLVEVKQQTGLMLIAILMFMIFLSVFDTQALSIFHRRKELGILMALGLTPRQVMGLLIMEGLLYGVLAFGLVAVFGGPVFLWLETNGIQIPGDVDSWGVAIEQSLHPSYTTYGFVKTFLSVSILLTVASYWPARKVGQLQPTQAIRGNWI; translated from the coding sequence ATGATCTTTCTTTGGAAACAAGCCTTGAAACAGCTGCTACAGAGTGGAGCCAAGACATGGCTCAACGTTTTAGTTCTTGCCCTGACGATATTTACCATGATCTTCCTAGACGGTCTATATCACGGTATGCACCTGCAGATGAAGAAAATCCTGATTGATAGCTGGGTCGCTCAGGGTCAGTTATGGCATCAAAACTATGATCCCGATGACCCATTGTCTCTTGATGAAGCTCACGGCCCCACCATGAACCATCCTAGCTTGACTCCCATTTTGATATTGCAAGGTAGTATTTATCCAAAACAGCGTATGGTATCGACTCGAATTAATGGTATTCCTCCTGAGCAAAAAACTCTTTCGGTATCATTCACAGCGTTGAGAAACAATGTGCCTGAAGGCTATGTTCCACTTATGGTCGGTCGAAGAATGGCTAAAAAGCTTAAAGTCAAGGTAGGAGAATCGTTCATTATCCGTTGGCGAACCGCACAAGGGGCGTTTTATGGAGTTCATGGTATTGTCGTTGAGATCTTCCAAAGTCAAAACCCCGAAATTGATAGCAATGCTATCTGGCTACCGTTATATGAATTGCAATTGATGCATGGCACTCCCAATCACGCCAGTATTCATATCAGCGCCACGCCAGAGATCCCCCCAGCGACTTCCATTTGGGAGATAAAAACCCAGGATCAGCTCCTAGAAGAAACCAATCGCCTAGTCGAGGTCAAGCAGCAGACTGGCCTCATGCTGATTGCTATATTGATGTTCATGATCTTTCTTTCTGTCTTCGATACTCAAGCTCTATCGATTTTCCATCGTCGGAAAGAGCTAGGTATCCTTATGGCACTTGGACTCACGCCTCGACAAGTTATGGGGCTACTTATCATGGAAGGCCTGCTTTACGGAGTTTTAGCCTTTGGACTTGTTGCTGTATTTGGAGGCCCGGTGTTTCTATGGCTTGAAACCAATGGCATTCAAATACCCGGTGATGTTGATTCCTGGGGGGTCGCCATCGAACAATCCCTCCACCCTAGTTACACAACATATGGGTTTGTTAAAACCTTTCTTTCCGTAAGTATACTTCTGACTGTAGCCAGTTATTGGCCCGCTCGCAAAGTAGGTCAACTTCAACCAACTCAGGCAATACGAGGAAACTGGATATGA
- a CDS encoding ABC transporter permease, translating into MIHFLFLGLWRDKHRSLFPILVVAAGTSLCVLLQAWMDGEMNSIVDHSVNFQKGHVRITTKAYQEFEDQKPNDLAVLGSNSLIEGLADEVPNLNWAPRIYFGGLLDLGDESGETLKQSPILGIAIDFDLNQETQRLSLDKGLTRGHFPRNHEVLVSVDLMEQLGLTLDDSITIISSTMDGSMAVANFKISGSVTFGMKALDRSGIVLDIREARSFLNMPDGASEILGFFDSKRFNSEASLKLQQNFNDMQDQSDESFPLTMSILSDDPDLSMMMSLGRWMNIIVVSAFVFIMSIILWNAGLLNGLRRHGEFGLRLALGESAKTIYQNLIVESIIIGVIGAILGTLLGLIPSYYLQENGLNIAEMMSTDLATIVIADTIYARISGATIVVGLVPGLIANCLGAAIAGRAIFKRSTAQLFKELEQ; encoded by the coding sequence ATGATTCACTTCTTATTCCTTGGCCTCTGGCGAGACAAGCACCGCAGCCTATTTCCTATACTGGTTGTAGCAGCAGGTACCTCACTTTGCGTCTTACTTCAAGCCTGGATGGACGGAGAAATGAACTCGATCGTCGATCATAGTGTTAACTTCCAAAAAGGTCACGTGCGTATTACGACAAAAGCATACCAAGAGTTTGAGGATCAGAAACCGAATGACCTTGCAGTCCTGGGGAGCAACAGTCTGATAGAAGGCCTTGCAGATGAGGTACCGAACTTGAACTGGGCACCTCGTATTTACTTTGGGGGACTTTTGGACCTTGGGGATGAATCAGGAGAAACTCTCAAACAAAGTCCGATCTTAGGCATCGCTATCGACTTCGATCTAAATCAAGAAACCCAAAGATTGAGCTTAGATAAAGGTTTGACCCGTGGCCATTTTCCCAGGAACCATGAAGTGCTCGTAAGTGTTGATCTCATGGAACAGTTAGGGCTTACCCTCGACGACTCCATCACCATCATCAGCTCAACTATGGACGGCTCCATGGCAGTCGCCAATTTCAAGATCAGCGGCAGTGTAACATTCGGTATGAAAGCTTTGGATCGCAGTGGGATAGTGTTGGATATCAGAGAAGCGCGAAGCTTTCTAAATATGCCTGATGGTGCTTCTGAGATCTTGGGTTTTTTTGACTCCAAGCGTTTTAATTCAGAAGCTAGCCTAAAACTACAGCAAAATTTCAACGACATGCAAGATCAATCCGATGAATCCTTTCCACTCACCATGAGTATCTTATCCGATGACCCAGACCTTTCCATGATGATGAGCTTAGGCAGATGGATGAATATCATCGTTGTATCGGCCTTTGTATTTATCATGTCAATTATCTTATGGAATGCAGGTCTACTCAACGGCCTTCGGCGCCATGGAGAGTTTGGTTTACGCCTGGCTTTAGGTGAAAGCGCCAAGACAATCTACCAAAATCTGATTGTCGAATCTATTATCATCGGGGTTATTGGCGCTATACTTGGAACACTTCTGGGGTTGATTCCAAGTTACTATTTACAGGAAAATGGGCTAAATATCGCTGAAATGATGAGTACCGATCTTGCGACTATTGTCATAGCCGATACTATTTATGCGCGGATCTCGGGGGCAACAATCGTTGTTGGCTTAGTACCTGGGCTCATTGCCAACTGCTTAGGGGCTGCCATCGCCGGTCGTGCCATATTTAAGCGCTCTACAGCACAGCTATTCAAGGAGCTAGAACAATGA